A single Streptomyces sp. 2114.4 DNA region contains:
- a CDS encoding DMT family transporter — protein sequence MHASSGSPAGSSAGPGQGKSGSWGTHSSPSTLGASRDAAPRRRGAGLGIALLSALAFGGSGVAAKPLISAGLEPLHVTWLRVAGAALVMLPLAWRHRDLPRRRPALLAGYGLLAVAGVQACYFAALSRIPVGVALLIEYLAPALVLGWVRFVQKRPVTRAAAVGVVLAVGGLACVVEVWSGLSFDALGLALALGAACCQVGYFVLSDHGTDGDDTVDPLGVIAYGLLIGAVVLTAIARPWGMDWSVLGGGAEMNGTRVPAVLLLAWIVLIATVAAYLTGVVSIRRLSPQVAGVVACLEAVIATVLAWVLLGEHLWAPQIVGGVVVLAGAFIAQSAKPKTTETVRVAGAGAGPGAGAEDGADAGVPGSGGSPASPSPASSASSAS from the coding sequence ATGCACGCGTCATCGGGGAGCCCGGCAGGTTCATCGGCCGGTCCGGGCCAGGGAAAGTCCGGGTCCTGGGGGACCCATTCGTCACCGTCCACTCTCGGGGCGAGCCGTGACGCAGCGCCCCGAAGGCGCGGCGCCGGCCTCGGGATCGCCTTGCTGTCCGCCCTGGCCTTCGGCGGTTCCGGCGTCGCCGCCAAGCCCCTGATATCCGCCGGTCTCGAACCGCTGCACGTCACCTGGCTGCGGGTGGCCGGCGCCGCGCTGGTCATGCTGCCCCTCGCCTGGCGCCACCGGGACCTGCCGCGCCGCCGCCCCGCGCTGCTCGCGGGCTACGGACTGCTCGCCGTCGCGGGGGTGCAGGCCTGTTACTTCGCCGCGCTCTCCCGTATCCCCGTCGGGGTGGCGCTGCTCATCGAATACCTGGCGCCCGCCCTGGTGCTGGGCTGGGTGCGGTTCGTCCAGAAGCGGCCGGTCACCCGCGCCGCCGCGGTCGGCGTGGTGCTGGCCGTCGGCGGACTGGCCTGTGTCGTCGAGGTCTGGTCCGGGCTGAGCTTCGACGCCCTCGGGCTCGCTCTCGCGCTCGGCGCGGCCTGCTGCCAGGTCGGCTACTTCGTGCTCTCCGATCACGGCACCGACGGCGACGACACGGTGGACCCGCTCGGCGTGATCGCGTACGGCCTGCTGATCGGCGCCGTCGTCCTCACCGCGATCGCCCGGCCCTGGGGCATGGACTGGTCGGTGCTCGGCGGCGGCGCGGAGATGAACGGCACCCGGGTGCCCGCCGTCCTGCTGCTCGCCTGGATCGTGCTGATCGCGACGGTGGCCGCGTACCTCACCGGAGTGGTCTCGATCCGCCGGCTCTCGCCGCAGGTGGCCGGGGTGGTCGCCTGTCTGGAGGCGGTCATCGCGACGGTCCTCGCCTGGGTGCTGCTCGGCGAACACCTCTGGGCGCCGCAGATCGTCGGTGGAGTGGTGGTGCTGGCCGGCGCCTTCATCGCCCAGTCGGCCAAGCCGAAGACGACGGAGACCGTGCGGGTGGCGGGCGCCGGTGCCGGGCCGGGCGCGGGAGCGGAGGACGGGGCGGACGCCGGCGTGCCGGGAAGCGGTGGCTCCCCGGCATCCCCGAGCCCGGCGTCTTCGGCGTCCTCGGCCTCGTAG
- a CDS encoding Clp protease N-terminal domain-containing protein: MQNRTAYSGGDGPAQEELDNLLTVELATVVSAARRRATRDGDRQVDTAHLLHGLLESDPAVRDAFDGAPQIARLLGYLVQRSIGYGLQWHGTIEDSGAVPMVAEGGVPGWSPAAAAALDGALDRAHARYATRAGCLDLLAALVDDPESRAVEVLRRASVDTSRLAARLDGERAGCD; this comes from the coding sequence GTGCAAAACCGTACTGCGTACAGTGGTGGCGACGGGCCCGCCCAGGAGGAGCTCGACAATCTGCTCACCGTCGAGCTCGCGACGGTCGTCTCCGCCGCCCGCAGGCGGGCCACCCGCGACGGCGACCGGCAGGTCGACACCGCGCATCTGCTGCACGGCCTCCTGGAATCGGACCCCGCCGTACGCGACGCCTTCGACGGCGCCCCGCAGATCGCCCGGCTGCTGGGCTACCTCGTCCAGCGAAGCATCGGCTACGGACTCCAGTGGCACGGCACCATCGAGGACTCCGGCGCGGTCCCCATGGTCGCCGAGGGCGGGGTCCCCGGCTGGTCACCGGCCGCGGCCGCTGCCCTGGACGGCGCCCTGGACCGCGCCCATGCCCGCTACGCCACCCGCGCGGGCTGCCTCGACCTGCTCGCCGCTTTGGTGGACGATCCCGAGTCCCGGGCCGTCGAAGTGCTGCGCCGGGCCTCCGTAGACACCAGCCGGCTCGCCGCCCGTCTGGACGGGGAACGCGCCGGCTGCGACTGA
- a CDS encoding SRPBCC family protein encodes MAEVTAQARIEAPAEKLWERLTDFDSYGEWNATHTAFPTGGPESLEVGAGFEEHMKLMGFPAEVVWTVRELAPGRLLDLQGKGPMGVSLGMRYELIPDGGATAVRIDGAFTGAAVSLMAGKLRDSAGAALNESLRRLAGLVT; translated from the coding sequence ATGGCCGAAGTGACCGCGCAGGCCCGTATCGAAGCACCGGCCGAGAAGCTCTGGGAACGGCTCACCGACTTCGACTCATACGGGGAGTGGAACGCCACCCACACCGCCTTCCCCACGGGCGGGCCGGAATCGCTCGAGGTCGGCGCGGGCTTCGAGGAGCACATGAAGCTGATGGGCTTCCCCGCCGAGGTCGTCTGGACCGTGCGGGAACTGGCGCCCGGCCGACTCCTCGACCTCCAGGGCAAGGGCCCGATGGGTGTCAGCCTGGGGATGCGCTACGAGCTCATTCCGGACGGCGGGGCAACGGCTGTGCGAATCGACGGGGCGTTCACCGGCGCCGCGGTCTCGCTGATGGCCGGCAAACTCAGGGACTCGGCGGGCGCCGCACTCAACGAGTCACTGCGCAGGCTCGCCGGCCTGGTCACCTGA
- a CDS encoding PadR family transcriptional regulator yields MRSHGHEHGHEHGHERCGPGRHGGRGDFPGGERRRSPFGPFGPPFGGPPFGGPPMGGRGRGGPRGRARRGDVRASILALLKDRPMHGYEMIQEIAERSGGAWKPSPGSVYPTLQLLEDEGLIASASEGGKKLFSLTDAGRSEADSGSDAPWEDAGRGVDWEAMNEIRKAGSGLVEAFRQVWATGSPAQREKAMTVVNRARKELYLILAEED; encoded by the coding sequence ATGCGTTCCCACGGACACGAGCACGGACATGAGCACGGGCATGAGCGCTGCGGTCCCGGCCGGCATGGCGGCCGAGGTGACTTCCCGGGCGGCGAGCGGAGGCGTTCCCCCTTCGGCCCGTTCGGCCCGCCGTTCGGAGGCCCGCCCTTCGGTGGGCCGCCCATGGGTGGACGGGGGCGCGGCGGACCGCGCGGCCGGGCGCGGCGCGGCGATGTGCGCGCCTCGATACTGGCGCTGCTCAAGGACCGCCCGATGCACGGCTACGAGATGATCCAGGAGATCGCCGAGCGCAGCGGCGGGGCGTGGAAGCCCAGCCCCGGCTCGGTCTACCCGACGCTGCAGCTCCTCGAGGACGAGGGGCTGATCGCCAGCGCAAGTGAGGGCGGCAAGAAACTGTTCTCGCTGACCGACGCGGGGCGCTCCGAGGCCGACAGCGGCTCGGACGCTCCCTGGGAGGACGCCGGCCGCGGCGTCGACTGGGAGGCGATGAATGAGATCCGCAAGGCCGGCAGCGGCCTGGTCGAGGCCTTCCGCCAGGTGTGGGCCACGGGCAGCCCCGCCCAGCGGGAGAAGGCGATGACGGTGGTCAACAGGGCGCGCAAGGAGCTGTACCTGATCCTCGCCGAGGAGGACTGA
- a CDS encoding PhzF family phenazine biosynthesis protein has translation MRIRIVDAFSARPFAGNPAGVVLLDSAAFPDTAWLQQVATEVHLSETAFAHPLPEGEDADWALRWLTPAAEVNMCGHATLATAHVLHTTGTATGTVRFRTRSGVLTTTAGADGEITMDFPTAPLTPVEVPPLVAHALGTEICSAYDTGPGVGDLLVELADEKSVRALAPDLKALAGHGGRGVITTARAESPGGGYDFVSRCFFPGVGIDEDPVTGSAHTALAPFWSPRLGRDALVGLQGAARTGFVRTELRGDRTLLTGSAVTVIDGELLVTG, from the coding sequence ATGAGGATTCGTATCGTCGACGCCTTCAGTGCGCGTCCGTTCGCCGGAAACCCCGCGGGAGTCGTGCTCCTCGATTCCGCCGCCTTCCCCGATACGGCCTGGCTGCAGCAGGTCGCCACCGAGGTCCACCTCTCCGAGACCGCTTTTGCGCACCCGCTGCCCGAGGGCGAGGACGCCGACTGGGCGCTGCGCTGGCTCACCCCGGCCGCCGAGGTCAACATGTGCGGGCACGCCACACTGGCCACCGCACATGTGCTGCACACCACCGGGACGGCCACCGGGACGGTCCGCTTCCGCACCCGGAGCGGGGTGCTGACCACTACGGCCGGCGCCGACGGAGAGATCACCATGGACTTCCCGACCGCCCCGCTCACGCCCGTCGAGGTCCCGCCGCTCGTCGCACACGCCCTGGGCACCGAGATTTGCTCGGCGTACGACACCGGCCCCGGTGTCGGGGATCTGCTGGTGGAGCTGGCCGACGAGAAATCCGTACGGGCGCTGGCCCCGGATCTCAAGGCGCTGGCCGGACACGGCGGCCGCGGCGTGATCACCACGGCGCGCGCCGAAAGCCCCGGCGGCGGCTATGACTTCGTCTCGCGCTGCTTCTTCCCCGGGGTGGGTATCGACGAGGACCCGGTGACGGGCAGCGCGCACACCGCGCTCGCCCCGTTCTGGTCTCCGCGCCTGGGCCGTGACGCGCTCGTCGGCCTGCAGGGTGCCGCTCGCACCGGCTTCGTACGCACCGAGCTGCGCGGCGACCGTACGCTGCTGACCGGCTCGGCGGTCACGGTCATCGACGGCGAACTGCTGGTCACCGGCTGA
- a CDS encoding CPBP family intramembrane glutamic endopeptidase: MQSDTSPVAGADVPGKGPGTGPGTGVAEEPSRSILRSETLIVLALSLGASGVSALISFIGSLTKPGGLKHQAATLNGSHAPGRPWLDLAWQLFGVATALVPVVLVAHFLLRERAGGLRAIGFDRRRPGFDLSRGAGLAAVIGGSGLLLYLGARAAGFNLTVVPEALPAVWWKIPVLIASALQNAVLEEVIVVGYLLRRLGQLGWSPPAALAASSLLRGSYHLYQGIGGFVGNMVMGVIFVLLYRRWGRVGPLVAAHALIDTVAFVGYAVLAGHVRWLPTA; this comes from the coding sequence GTGCAGTCGGATACAAGTCCCGTGGCTGGTGCGGACGTTCCCGGTAAAGGGCCCGGTACGGGGCCGGGTACGGGAGTGGCCGAGGAGCCGTCCCGGAGCATCCTGCGGAGCGAGACGCTGATCGTCCTGGCCCTTTCGCTGGGCGCCAGCGGGGTGTCGGCGCTGATCAGCTTCATCGGATCGCTGACGAAGCCCGGCGGCCTCAAGCACCAGGCGGCGACGCTCAACGGCTCGCATGCGCCCGGCCGGCCATGGCTGGATCTTGCCTGGCAACTGTTCGGTGTGGCGACCGCCCTCGTCCCCGTGGTGCTGGTGGCGCATTTCCTGCTGCGCGAACGGGCCGGGGGGCTGCGGGCGATCGGCTTCGACCGGCGGCGGCCCGGCTTCGACCTGAGCCGCGGGGCCGGGCTGGCCGCCGTCATCGGCGGCAGCGGACTGCTGCTCTATCTGGGCGCGCGGGCGGCCGGATTCAATCTGACGGTGGTCCCCGAGGCGCTGCCCGCGGTGTGGTGGAAGATCCCGGTGCTGATCGCCTCCGCGCTGCAGAACGCCGTCCTGGAGGAGGTCATCGTCGTCGGGTATCTGCTGCGCAGGCTGGGGCAGTTGGGCTGGTCCCCGCCGGCGGCGCTCGCGGCCAGTTCCCTGCTGCGCGGTTCCTACCACCTCTACCAGGGCATCGGCGGCTTCGTCGGCAACATGGTGATGGGCGTGATCTTCGTCCTGCTCTACCGGCGATGGGGGAGGGTCGGACCGCTGGTCGCCGCGCATGCCCTGATCGACACCGTGGCGTTCGTCGGCTATGCGGTGCTCGCCGGGCATGTGAGGTGGCTGCCGACGGCGTGA
- a CDS encoding substrate-binding and VWA domain-containing protein, giving the protein MGRHSLPDGSAPERTGARSGTRRRTLVLSTGLVLAVVAGSVVALGSGLLPFGSPCDGESARLDVAASPDIAPALEAVAKTAREDATRTDGRCLDVRITARAAGDVADAFGQRPVDPEFQVWIPDSSLWVDRVDAERGTPLTAASTIASSPIALGAVPRAAGSLGWPGKTYTWTKLIRTATSGDAPRLGVADPARSATGLLALDRIGAAHAKDTQDSGEAGTRTAATAKLLHQRIADSDGQALATLPRDDSGAEQGNPRRNQALLLSEQAAYAHNATAGGGPRLDLFYPQDGTARLDYPYTLVDDVEMSPEQTRAASRFMTLLGEADGQRTLRRHGFRAGNNEADPKVVTAAGGRAPQPYAAAPADPPTVKELQAVMGRWTVTVQNSRLTTVVDATASMGSPVPGGDGRSRMDLTKHSLLQALATFTPEDEIGLWKFATYLEGDKDYVALSPTGRLGDRDPAGGTHRDALTAAFDSLAPAPRAAGGLYDTTLAAYREACATYTSGKLNSLVIVTDGANGDAGLGLDALVDKVKELADPKRPVPVIALAIGPAADTAALDRIVAPTGGSVHRVGDPSQLHQVLLKALMTAGGKGPR; this is encoded by the coding sequence ATGGGACGACACAGCTTGCCCGACGGCTCCGCACCGGAGCGCACGGGGGCCCGCTCAGGTACCCGCCGGCGCACCCTCGTCCTCTCCACCGGCCTCGTACTGGCCGTCGTGGCGGGCTCGGTGGTGGCGCTGGGCAGCGGTCTGCTCCCGTTCGGGAGCCCGTGCGACGGCGAGTCGGCGCGGCTCGACGTGGCCGCCTCGCCCGATATCGCCCCGGCGCTCGAAGCGGTGGCCAAGACTGCCCGCGAGGACGCGACGCGCACCGACGGCAGATGTCTGGACGTCAGGATCACCGCGCGCGCCGCAGGCGACGTCGCCGACGCGTTCGGGCAGCGGCCGGTCGACCCCGAATTCCAGGTATGGATACCGGATTCGAGCCTGTGGGTGGACCGGGTCGACGCGGAGCGCGGCACTCCGCTGACCGCCGCGAGCACCATCGCCTCGTCCCCGATCGCGCTCGGCGCCGTCCCCCGGGCCGCCGGCTCGCTGGGCTGGCCCGGGAAGACCTACACTTGGACGAAGCTGATCCGGACCGCGACCTCCGGCGACGCACCGCGCCTGGGCGTCGCCGACCCGGCGCGCAGTGCCACCGGGCTGCTCGCGCTCGACCGGATCGGCGCCGCCCATGCCAAGGACACCCAGGACAGCGGCGAGGCGGGCACCCGCACCGCCGCGACGGCCAAGCTTCTCCACCAGCGGATCGCGGACAGCGACGGACAGGCCCTGGCCACCCTGCCGCGGGACGACTCCGGTGCGGAGCAGGGCAATCCGCGCCGTAATCAGGCACTGCTGCTGTCGGAACAGGCCGCATACGCCCACAACGCCACGGCGGGCGGCGGGCCCCGGCTCGACCTCTTCTACCCCCAGGACGGCACGGCCCGGCTGGACTACCCGTACACCCTGGTCGACGACGTGGAGATGAGCCCCGAGCAGACCCGCGCCGCCAGCCGTTTCATGACGCTGCTGGGCGAGGCCGACGGACAGCGCACGCTACGCCGGCACGGCTTCCGGGCCGGCAACAACGAGGCGGATCCGAAGGTGGTTACCGCGGCCGGCGGGCGCGCCCCGCAGCCGTACGCCGCCGCCCCCGCCGATCCGCCGACCGTCAAGGAACTCCAGGCGGTGATGGGCAGGTGGACGGTCACCGTCCAGAACAGCCGCCTCACCACGGTCGTGGACGCCACGGCGTCGATGGGCAGCCCCGTCCCGGGCGGCGACGGCCGGTCCAGGATGGATCTCACCAAACATTCCCTGCTCCAGGCGCTGGCCACCTTCACGCCCGAGGACGAGATCGGGCTGTGGAAGTTCGCCACCTACCTGGAGGGCGACAAGGACTATGTGGCGCTGTCCCCCACCGGCCGCCTCGGCGACCGGGACCCGGCCGGCGGCACCCACCGCGACGCCCTCACCGCCGCGTTCGACTCGCTGGCCCCGGCGCCTCGTGCGGCCGGCGGCCTGTACGACACCACGCTCGCCGCGTACCGGGAAGCCTGCGCCACGTATACGAGCGGGAAGCTCAACTCCCTGGTCATCGTCACCGACGGGGCCAACGGCGACGCCGGCCTCGGTCTCGACGCCCTGGTCGACAAGGTCAAGGAGCTCGCCGACCCCAAGAGACCGGTGCCGGTGATCGCCCTCGCGATCGGCCCGGCGGCCGACACCGCGGCCCTGGACCGCATCGTGGCGCCGACCGGCGGATCGGTCCACCGGGTCGGCGATCCGTCACAGCTCCACCAGGTGCTCCTCAAGGCCCTGATGACGGCGGGCGGCAAGGGGCCGCGCTGA